In the genome of Labrus bergylta chromosome 7, fLabBer1.1, whole genome shotgun sequence, the window cgatcaccaggagttactccaagtaagagctttggtctgggcagaaattatttaagaaatagttatgtttcttttataaccactgataattatgcatcattgttgacgagacgtcacattctgtttattatctgttgtaagttgctgcatttgttttattgtaatgaactgctgtgttcgtctatgtatgtaatgctatgctagtttaccttcagtcaacggctttcacaatcagaaagaccagtgtacccgccgttgaatcaaagtccggccactggctttctggtgtttaagtaacagttactgaactcagctcagagagctcaaactatttcaaaaggaagccacacggcttcctttgttgtccaccattttgtcattgtctctctccaccatctctctctctctctctctcatctacaTACGCactcatctacacacacacacacacacacacacacatttacacctcatccacaagccttacttgataatgtttgttgcttagattagtttataatagttatttgtttaattgatttcattgattttgggttgatgttgctttgtttaaataaattctgttataatttaagagagcagttgtttgtgattactggtgtatttgcattgtgatataagctgggtgcgaaggctttgtgtacggatttcacgccttcaatttattaaatatagttattcattattaataatattagtaattaaataactaatttgagactgatttgagtgatattttggttatatttacctgattacaggttggtgccccaaaacgagattaaacatagtttaatgatattttatttatattattaataattaagtataattattaaagaatataaccaaagttgacttgatacaaccccaacaactGGAAtggacagaagatctgtttcCATCACCGGGCCCTTTTTCCTTCATCAATTGTGTACAAAGttattcacaagtgaggcttataTTCGGTCTGGGCAGTCTTAGCTTTAGACAGAGTGTTTAATATTTGcttattaatgttaaaaaatgaatttttaTCTTCTCTGTTGGACCGCCGCGTCCCaagttttacctgtttaaaactcttgtttgtttctgtgtccgGGCTGccgtgtcctgtgtgtgttttccgtAAACAGCATTATAACCAGGGTACCACTGTCTAAACTTGAATTAGGCCATTGGCttctttctgtgaatgaagggaattactctgAGCTGTGGTGCGGAGGTTGAACTGCCCGTCCTTTCCCTCTTTTCCTAACCATTTTTAGTTAATCATTAATTAAGAATAATTATTCATATTATAACCACATTTGACTATATAAAACCCCAACAGTAACCACTAAGTTACTAACCAAAAGGTAAACATTAGGTAATCACTAATATAAGTAACTACTAAGttaccactaagtaaccactaagttaccactaggtaaccattaagtaaccactaggtaaccactttGTAACCACAAAGTTTCCTACTAACTATGCAAAATATATTTACCTTATGTGAAGTGTTACCgttattatttttaaccctGAATTTGTTTCCTATGTTTTGAACAAGAAGTTGGAATATATATGTTATTATGTttcttaaatgaataaataaatcaacttaTTAATAAGGATGTTTTTTCAAACTTTGGTATCCGGGTGGTAGCCACAAAACCCTTGTTTTGTCTGCCTGAAatatacaaaactaaataaaaaatattgattgaatTGTTAGTAATGCAGTTAGTAGTGCATAACAAACTATGATTAGTGGGATTTTGTGGGTACTTGGAATGGCTGAACATGAGCTGGTTCAAACTGACCCAAAGATCCTGGGTGTGACTAAAAAACAAAGACCCTTTGAAGGTTAAGCAACTTCCTAAGTGATCAGACATGATCTATACCCGatgttcttttaaaataaacaaagtgtTTATTAATATTTGTCACATCCAAGTTATATTTAAAATTGTTCTACATGCTTTAAACTAAAGAGTTGGATCAACATTTCAACTAACTAAATATAGTAGCCTAAATTCTAAATATCTTGGTCGGTTGGTGATTTTCCtgtgtcatacatttacagcTTGTTCTCGACGAACATATGTAtggaataataaataaatgtaatgtaatgaaataaatacataaataaatatgcttatgaaataaataaataaataaataaacacataaataaatacatttgccCATGAAatgaatttatatttattaataaattTGGCTATGAGTccacaattatttttttccgGGGACTTTTATTTTCGTAATGCCACATTTATTGATTGAAAATTTAATTATAttatcacaaaaaaatgtgcatgcatTTCTATCATATTTAGGGACTTATACTGAAATCCGGTACCAACACGTTTGGTAACTACCGAGCCGAATCACAACACAGATTTCGATGCAACTCACTAGTTATCAAAACATGCTGAAACTTCTCTGCCTTCACTGCTCAGGGAACCGTCCAATATTGCCCACCGGAGATCATTCAGAAACGGGCATAACAGGCAACAGAAGTACAGAGGTTAGCTCAAAGTTAGCTGCCGCCCTAAACACAGCACGCTCTGATTTCAGAAATGTTGAAGATGATGTTTCGCTTGTCCAaagtccaagatgattaaaATATGCGGGCTGTTGCAGTGACTCATGTTCAAAGTGTCGGCTAAAGTGCTCTTATGCTGCGTTCCATTTCCCTCGGAACGGGAATGACGTCGCCCCCGAGTAAActgcgttccagttgcaagGTCCAGGAgcacctttgttttgttagccaataccagacgataacaacacactatgTGATAGTTCCTGAAAGCAAACACCTCAACAGAGAGAACTTGCTCGATATCATCAgtctgattgatttaattacagaAAAAGAGGACTaagctgctaaaaaaaaaaaaaaaactcagttaCATCTTAAACATCCCTTTTGATGCAcaaattaacaaaaataatttattataacaaaaagccaaaggaaaacaaaactcactTATTCAAAAGTGTGtaacaaaaagccaaaaggggaaaaacaaggagccacTGGAAATTCTGACATAGACAAACAAACTACACTCTACTTACGACATACAATGTACTGacacagaagagaagaaacactgagactaaatagacacaggcgtaatcaaacacaggtgagactaatgacacaggtgaagacaatgagggcaatcacactggagggtaacacacagaggaaggaatgaacacaagacaagaaacactgaagacaactacaaaataaatacatgaaacactgaagacactgtaGAATGAAAAATTATGAAACACTAGAACATCTAGAGggaaacaccagggaagaatgagatctaaaagataaaaaccatttaactgtgaaaaacaaatctaaacagAACAAATCATGACATAACCCCCTCCTTAAGGGACAGATCCCAGATGTCCCTAAAAACCACTAAGGGAACACAAAGCAGGGTGGGTGGAGGGGGTCCAGAGGAGTCTGCACAGTCACAGAAATGGGCAGACTCAGCAGGTCCTCTGACAAGGACACAGGATTGGGCAGAGTCTCTGACGAGGGCGCAGGAGTCAGCAGAACCTCTGATGAAGGCGAAGGAGTCAGCAGGACCTCTGACGAGTGCGCAGGAGTCAGCAGGCCCTCCGACGAGCGCGCAGGAGCCGGCAGGGCCTCCGACAAGCACACAGGAGTCGGCAGGGCCTCCGACGAGCGCGCAGGAGCCTGCAGGGCCTCTGACAAGCGCGCAGGAGTCGGCAGGGCCTCCGACGAGCGCACAGAAGTCGGCAGGGCCTCTGACAAGCGCGCAGGAGTCGGCAGGGCTTCTGGCTAGGAAACAGGAGCGGGCAGGACCTCCAACGAGGAAACAGGAGTTGGCAGGGCCTCCCACAGAGACAGGGGAGTGGGCGGGGCCTCCCACGGAGCCACGAGAGTGGGCAGGACCTCCAACCAGGAAACAGGAGTGGGCAGAACctctcacagaaacacaggagTCATAGGAGTGGGCAGGGCCTCCCATAGAGACAGGGGAGTGGGCAGAACCTCCCACGCAGACACAGGAGTCAGACGGCGCTCAGCCGGAACAGGGGGCAGACGGCGCTCTGCTGCAACAGGAATAGGGAGCAGACGGCGCTCTGCTGGAACAGGAATAGGGAGCAGACGGCGCCCTGCTGGAACTGGTGGCAGACAGCGCTCTGCTGGAACAGAAATAGGGAGCAGACAGCGCCCTGCTGGAACTGGTGGCAGATGGCGCTCTGCGGGAACAGGGGGCAGGTGGCgctctgcaggaacacagggaGGCTGAGGCTTGAGCTGAGACCTGAGCTGGGTTGAGGCCTGGCATCGAAGACCCTGACTGCGTCTCCTCCTTCCTCGACTGCCAGAGGCAAAAGGCAAGACGAGTCCCCTCCAAGGGAGAAGGCTtgttataacaaaaaaaatccgCTGGGTCCATAATTTGGTCAGTTCATTCTGTCAAGGTTTGAGaaaaactaagaggaggacccagatgcagatcTATAAAAAAAcggtttatttaaaacaaagatcaaaagtccaaaacacaaaaaaacaaggagccacaagAGACACTAGTAAACTGACGACTAAACATCTGCCCACTCCCCTGTCTCTATGGGAGGCCCTGCCCACTCCTGACAAACCACATACCACAATTaactgacacagaggggaagaaatacagagactaaatagaaatagggtaatcagacacaggtgagggaaacacatggagggaaacacacagaggcaggaatacaatacaaaaaacactgaggacaactacaaaactaaatcatgaaacactaaagacacacagaactcaagagtgaaacaaaacacactagaacataaagaaacactaaacactgaaatgcaaaactaaataagaccaaatcatgacattaAGAGGAAATGTGTTGCTCAATTTGAAGTTCTAAGTTGCCCATTAAATCATGTCGTCAACCATCTTCTTGATTAACCTAACCCTAATtacatacttaaaaaaaagataatttcaaTAACAAAATACTGCACAActttaacaatgaaaaaaataattacagatTAATAGTAATTAAATTATAGACTGTCTTCCTTTAAAGTACAAATGTAGTTatcaatttccttttttaattggAATTCAACCAGAGGATAAAAACACAGGCCTATTTCTGAAAAGATTTATTGACTTTATAGCATACTCTCTGAGCATACAAGAGGCTGGAGAGCCCGTAGTTGATCTAAAATAAAGTTATGATCAAGCAATAATTCAGTGCTGGCCACActaatgaaacatgaaacattagACATTTACTTCCAACAGATGCTTGATATGATCTCCACCACATCATTTAATACATACCAAACCACATATAACTTTGGAGGTGTCAGCACTGCCCCACTCAATATAAACAGTTGTTCAGGAACGGGAAGTTCACAGAAGACCTTGGAGTTCCTGCTTGTGGTACATCTATGTTCTGCAATGCTTCAGAAATTGATTCTGTGATGCTGTGATTTTTCATCTCCTCTAACATATGTTAAACTGTTTTGAACAGGATTGGTGAATACTACCTACTGACAGAGAAGGGAGTCAGGTAAGTAATCGTTGAAAATTTCATATATGTGTGAAACACGTTAGTGATGCATATAATGACAGCAGTTAGTTATGCAATGACTGTGTTGTAAAATTAAACTGTATCCTAGAATGTATTCTATAAATCCACTTATTCTGAAATTACACAGAACAACTTAATATAGAAACGTGGTTTCAATGTGGATGTTTAATTCTCAAGAATATTTAAAGTTCAATTATTGTTTACTAACATGAACTTAAAACTCAGTCTAAGATGtaatttcatttattataaTAGATACAAGCTGCCACCATGAGTACGGACGCAGAGATGGCCGTTTATGGCAAGGCTGCCATTTACCTCCGTAAGCCTGAAAAGGAGAGAATCGAGGCTCAAAGCAAACCTTTTGATGCAAAGGCTGCCTGCTATGTGACTGATGTGAAGGAGCTGTATGTGAAGGGAATGATCGTCAAGAAGGATGGTGGCAAAGTCACCGTCAAAGTCCTGGACACTCAGGAGGTTAGTATCTTTAAATCAGAGTCAAATTGTTCAATATGATGATTGCTCATTGTAACAAGTGTCCTGTTGCAGGAGAAAACAGTTAAAGAAGATGACGTCACTCCAATGAACCCTCCCAAGTACGACAAAATTGAGGACATGGCCATGATGACCCATCTCAATGAAGCCTCTGTGCTTTATAACCTCAAAGAGCGTTATGCAGCATGGATGATCTACGTAAGAAAATGGGCCAAGATGTTGTTTAACATGGATTTACTTGTTTGAAACATTGAGGTAACTGTTGAATCTCTGTGCTTTCAGACCTACTCTGGGTTGTTCTGTGCCACTGTGAACCCCTACAAATGGCTCCCAGTGTATGACCAAGAGGTTGTAAATGCCTACAGAGGCAAGAAGCGTATGGAGGCTCCACCCCACATCTTCTCCGTCTCTGACAACGCTTTTCAGTTCATGGCTACTGGTAAGTCATAATGATACAGATCATTTATCAGTATATGATGTTTCTGATGCAAGAAAACAGagttaactgttttatttttgaatgtctATATCAACAGATAGGGAGAACCAGTCCGTCTTGATCACgtaagtttaaaatgtgtttaacataTTGCTTATATACttcaaaaaatatatcaaacaaGTTCTTAAATGTCTTTTCTATACCTAGTGGAGAATCTGGTGCTGGAAAGACTGTGAACACAAAGCGTGTCATCCAGTACTTTGCAACCATCTCAGTTGGTGGCCCAAAGAGGGACGCATCAAAGGTGGGATAAATTACTATTTTAACTATTGAGCATTCTTCATGTATGCAATATTTTTacattggaaaaaaacaaaaaatcaactTTAAACCTTCATTACAGGGTTCCCTTGAGGATCAGATTATTGCAGCTAATCCTCTGCTGGAGGCCTATGGTAACGCCAAAACTGTGAGGAATGACAACTCATCTCGTTTCGTAAGTATGGAGGGATTTCTGCAAATCAGATGTCTTGCTACACATTGTCCATGTTCATTGATGAtcaaaaaaatgtcctttgttCTAAATAGGGTAAATTCATCAGAATCCATTTCGGCACAACTGGCAAACTGGCTAGTGCTGATATTGAGACATGTAAGTAACAATACTATTAGAATAGACAAATAACTAGAATGAAGAATTGGACAGTGTGACTTATGAACATTATTCATAGATCTGCTGGAGAAGTCTAGAGTGACATTCCAGCTTCCTGATGAGAGAGGCTACCATATCTTCTACCAGATGATGACCAACCACAAACCTGAGATTATTGGTAAACACATTGAATTGTTCCTCAATGTTAAACtgctttatacattttatacatGACAATGCATTGAACTTCTCACCTTTTTGATTTCCAGAAATGACACTCATCACAACCAACCCCTACGACTTCCCCATGTGCAGCATGGGTCAGATCACTGTTGCCAGCATTGATGACAAAGTTGAGCTGGAAGCCACTGATGTGAGTGAAATTTactataaaatatttacatatgTTTTGTGAATAATTGCAACATTAAAAGTAATCTATCTACACTTTGTAAATTGGCAACATCTGGTTTGGACACCTCTTTCAATATAGAACGCTATTGATATCCTGGGCTTCAGTGGTGAAGAGAAAATCAGCATCTACAAGATGACTGGTGCTGTGCTCCACCATGGTAACATGAAGTTCAAGCAGAAGCAGCGTGAGGAACAGGCTGAGCCTGACGGCACAGAAGGTGAGATCtcaatatttataaatgtatttatttattatagtTCAGGAACAAAAAAGTATTACATAGAATATTTAACTGTGAATCACTTCACTTTTGTCAGATGCTGACAAGGTTGCTTACTTGCTGGGTCTGAACTCTGCTGACATGCTGAAGGCTCTGTGCTATCCAAGAGTGAAGGTCGGAAATGAGTATGTGACCAAGGGACAGACTGTACCTCAGGTAAACATAAAAcgtaaagaaatgtaaaaaattgcACTTCAGTAGGATAGTAACGACTCTAATATGACAATAGAATGGTAGCGTTCTATTTAAAGCTACTTTTTAGGAGTTGGATTTAGCACTACGTGAAAACCATCTTCAAAGTGGATATATTATGAGAAGAAGTTTACTTTATACCTTACTGACtttaatcaaactgtatttgtgttgttatttaGGTAATGAACTCAGTAACTGCCCTGGCCAAGTCTATCTATGAGAAGATGTTCTTGTGGATGGTCGTCCGTATCAACCAGATGTTGGACACCAAACAGCCAAGGCAGTTCTACATTGGAGTGCTGGATATTGCTGGCTTTGAAATCTTTGATGTAAGCTTAATTTCCAACAGTTCAGTACCTGACTGACTTTTCTTGAtagaaacattatttttgtcTGCAAAAACTCATGCTGGTTTTATGTCTCCTTACAGTTCAACACTTTGGAGCAGCTCTGCATCAACTTCACCAATGAGAAACTGCAACAGTTTTTCAACCACCACATGTTTGtcctggagcaggaggagtacAAGAAGGAGGGTATTATCTGGGAGTTCATTGACTTTGGCATGGACTTGGCTGCCTGTATTGAGCTGATTGAGAAGGTAAAGATTCCATGAAATTGCTCTTAGTTATATTCAATGTACATATGtatgaaatgtatgaaaatgtaaagattatAACATATGTCTTTCCCTCTTCTAAAGCCCATGGGTATCTTCTCCATCCTTGAAGAGGAGTGCATGTTCCCCAAGGCAACAGACACATCTTTCAAGAACAAGCTGTATGACCAGCATCTCggcaaaaacaaagcatttgAGAAGCCCAAGCCCGCAAAGGGCAAGGCTGAGGCCCACTTCTCCCTGGTGCACTATGCTGGTACAGTGGACTACAACATCGCTGGCTGGCTGGACAAGAACAAGGATCCACTGAATGACTCCGTTATTCAGCTGTACCAAAAGTCCTCAGTTAAACTGCTGGTTGCTCTGTATCCTCCTGTTGTTGAAGGTGAGAAAGCCaaacatttatatacagtataaaatgcatttttatgttCTACAAAATGTACATTATTCAAAGAACTGTAGTATTGGTTTATGTGAATTGTATTTTGAGTTCTAACAAAACGTCTCTACTTAAACATATCAACAGAGGTTGGCAAGAAGGGAGGCAAGAAGAAGGGTGGTTCTATGCAGACTGTGTCGTCACAGTTTAGGGTAAGGTTTTACGTGGAAGACTTTGCTAGAAAATCGCCTTTCACTCATACTCCAAACTGATATATATTGAATGACATCCCTTTAAATCTACAGGAGAACTTGGGCAAGCTGATGACTAACTTGAGGAGCACTCATCCTCACTTTGTGCGTTGCCTGATTCCCaatgagtcaaagactccagGTACATAAAAAAGATCAATTGAAGAGAGTCATTGAGGAATggttatatgtttttttttttatatgttaaCTACAATGAATGTCTTTTTACAGGTCTGATGGAGAACTTCCTGGTCATCCACCAGCTCAGGTGTAACGGTGTACTGGAGGGTATCAGAATCTGCAGGAAAGGTTTCCCCAGCAGAATCCTCTATGCTGACTTCAAGCAGAGGTATCTATACATATTGTATATTTCTGATAAAGAAGATTCAAAGGCaacactcacactgacaatgaacTCTCTCATAAAAGATACAAGGTGCTGAATGCCAGTGTCATCCCTGAGGGCCAGTTCATTGATAACAAGAAGGCTTCAGAGAAGCTGCTTGGATCAATTGATGTTCCTCATGACGAGTATAAATTTGGACACACCAAGGTAAGATACTACTTTTTTTCTAAGGTGTTCTACGATAAGGGATATGATGTTTCACCCATTGTGTGGGTGTGTTACAGAACTTAAAGATGTCTTCACTGTATATGAGTTTCTACAACattaattttcatttttgtatgaTTGTTTAGGTGTTCTTCAAGGCTGGTCTTCTGGGTACTCTTGAGGAGATGAGAGATGAAAAACTGGCATCTCTGGTCACCATGACTCAGGCTCTCTGCCGTGGTTACGTCATGAGAAAGGAGTTTGTGAAGATGACAGAAAGGaggcatgttaaaaaaaagctagTTTTGAAtgagactctttttttaaatcacacaagaAAATTGTCAGttacatcttcttcttctctgcagggaAGCCATTTATTCCATCCAGTACAACATCCGCTCATTCATGAATGTCAAACACTGGCCATGGATGAAAGTGTACTACAAGATCAAGCCTATGCTCAAGAGCGCTGAAACTGAGAAAGAGCTGCAGCAGATGAAGGAGAACTATGACAAGATGAAGACAGATTTGGCCACTGCCCTGGCCAAGAaaaaggagctggaggagaagttTGTGTCCCTTCTGCAGGAGAAGAATGATCTGCAGCTGCAAGTCGCATCTGTAAGTACACATTGACGGACTGATATGCCGTTTCATAATGTATGTAGATTTGTTAACatcctttttcaaacaaaaaaactaggAATCAGAGAATCTGTCAGATGCTGAGGAGAGATGTGAGGGTCTTATCAAGAGCAAAATTCAGATGGAGGCCAAATGCAAAGAGATCACTGAGAGgctggaggatgaagaggaaatcAATGCTGAGCTCACtgccaaaaagagaaaactggaGGATGAATGCTCTGAGCTCAAGAAGGATATTGATGATCTGGAGCTTACCCTGGCCAAAGTGGAGAAGGAGAAACATGCCACTGAGAACAAGGTTTTGATTTAACAATCTCGTACATCAAGTTTAATCTAAAAATTACCCTCAATAACAACGCATTTCTTGTAAATTTAGGTGAAGAACCTGACTGAGGAGATGGCCTCTCAGGATGAGAGCATTGCCAAGCTGACCAAGGAAAAGAAAGCCCTTCAGGAATCTCACCAACAGACTCTTGATGATCTGCAGGCTGAGGAAGACAAGGTCAACACTCTGACCAAGGCCAAGACCAAGCTTGAGCAGCAAGTGGATGATGTAAGTTCACAAGTCCTTAAAATTGGCAAATAACATTGGTGTTGAATCCTGATCATTAAGTCGTATACTATTGTCTAGCTTGAGGGTTCTCTGGAGCAAGAGAAGAAGCTGCGTATGGACCTTGAGAGAGCCAAGAGGAAGCTTGAGGGTGATCTGAAACTGGCCCAGGAATCCATAATGGATCTTGAGAATGACAAGCAGCAGTCTGatgagaaaattaaaaagtaacttttgtttattttaacaaaagcaTACACAAACGTTACTGTAACAGCATGAACTCTTACTAAGAAATGTATCCATGATTCTCACAGGAAGGACTTTGAAGTCAGCCAGCTCCTTAGCAAGATTGAGGATGAGCAGTCAATGGGTGCTCAGCTTCAGAAGAAGATCAAGGAGCTTCAGGTGAAATATTGAgttaaattaaacagaataCATATTGTTTGTCAAGTGAAAGTTCACTGAAACACATCATATCTACATTCTACAGGCCCGTATT includes:
- the LOC109988872 gene encoding myosin heavy chain, fast skeletal muscle-like, which codes for MSTDAEMAVYGKAAIYLRKPEKERIEAQSKPFDAKAACYVTDVKELYVKGMIVKKDGGKVTVKVLDTQEEKTVKEDDVTPMNPPKYDKIEDMAMMTHLNEASVLYNLKERYAAWMIYTYSGLFCATVNPYKWLPVYDQEVVNAYRGKKRMEAPPHIFSVSDNAFQFMATDRENQSVLITGESGAGKTVNTKRVIQYFATISVGGPKRDASKGSLEDQIIAANPLLEAYGNAKTVRNDNSSRFGKFIRIHFGTTGKLASADIETYLLEKSRVTFQLPDERGYHIFYQMMTNHKPEIIEMTLITTNPYDFPMCSMGQITVASIDDKVELEATDNAIDILGFSGEEKISIYKMTGAVLHHGNMKFKQKQREEQAEPDGTEDADKVAYLLGLNSADMLKALCYPRVKVGNEYVTKGQTVPQVMNSVTALAKSIYEKMFLWMVVRINQMLDTKQPRQFYIGVLDIAGFEIFDFNTLEQLCINFTNEKLQQFFNHHMFVLEQEEYKKEGIIWEFIDFGMDLAACIELIEKPMGIFSILEEECMFPKATDTSFKNKLYDQHLGKNKAFEKPKPAKGKAEAHFSLVHYAGTVDYNIAGWLDKNKDPLNDSVIQLYQKSSVKLLVALYPPVVEEVGKKGGKKKGGSMQTVSSQFRENLGKLMTNLRSTHPHFVRCLIPNESKTPGLMENFLVIHQLRCNGVLEGIRICRKGFPSRILYADFKQRYKVLNASVIPEGQFIDNKKASEKLLGSIDVPHDEYKFGHTKVFFKAGLLGTLEEMRDEKLASLVTMTQALCRGYVMRKEFVKMTERREAIYSIQYNIRSFMNVKHWPWMKVYYKIKPMLKSAETEKELQQMKENYDKMKTDLATALAKKKELEEKFVSLLQEKNDLQLQVASESENLSDAEERCEGLIKSKIQMEAKCKEITERLEDEEEINAELTAKKRKLEDECSELKKDIDDLELTLAKVEKEKHATENKVKNLTEEMASQDESIAKLTKEKKALQESHQQTLDDLQAEEDKVNTLTKAKTKLEQQVDDLEGSLEQEKKLRMDLERAKRKLEGDLKLAQESIMDLENDKQQSDEKIKKKDFEVSQLLSKIEDEQSMGAQLQKKIKELQARIEELEEEIEAERAARAKVEKQRADLSRELEEISERLEEAGGATAAQIEMNKKREAEFQKLRRDLEESTLQHEATAAALRKKQADSVAELGEQIDNLQRVKQKLEKEKSEYKMEIDDLSSNMEAVAKAKGNLEKMCRTLEDQYSELKTKNDENVRQNNDMSAQKARLLTENGEFSRQIEEKEALVSQLTRGKQAFTQQIEELKRQIEEEVKAKNALAHGMQSARHDCDLLREQFEEEQEAKAELQRGMSKANSEVAQWRTKYETDAIQRTEELEESKKKLAQRLQEAEEQIEAVNSKCASLEKTKQRLQSEVEDLMIDVERANGLAANLDKKQRNFDKVLAEWKQKYEEGQAELEGAQKEARSLSTELFKMKNSYEEALDQLETMKRENKNLQQEISDLTEQIGETGKSIHELEKSKKQVETEKSEIQTALEEAEGTLEHEESKILRVQLELNQIKGEVDRKLAEKDEEMEQIKRNSQRVIDSMQTTLDSEVRSRNDALRIKKKMEGDLNEMEIQLSHANRQAAESQKQLRNVQAQLKDAQLHLDDAVRAQDDLKEQAAMVDRRNGLMVAEIEELRAALEQTERSRKTAEQELVDASERVGLLHSQNTSLMNTKKKLESELVQVQSEVDDTVQEARNAEEKAKKAITDAAMMAEELKKEQDTSAHLERMKKNLEVAVKDLQHRLDEAENLAMKGGKKQLQKLESRVRELESEVEAEQRRGADAVKGVRKYERRVKELTYQTEEDKKNVTRLQDLVDKLQLKVKAYKRQSEEAEEQANAHLSKCRKIQHELEEAEERADIAETQVNKLRAKSRDSGKAKEAE